A stretch of Roseovarius sp. M141 DNA encodes these proteins:
- the rplA gene encoding 50S ribosomal protein L1 encodes MAKLGKRARAAREAFAGKSNLTVEDAVALVKGNAKSKFDETIEIAVNLGVDPRHADQMVRGVVGLPNGTGKTVRVAVFARGAKAEEAEAAGADIVGAEDLMEIVQGGKIDFDRCIATPDMMPVVGRLGKVLGPRNLMPNPKIGTVTMDVAQAVKDAKGGQVQFKAEKAGVVHAGVGKASFDQEKLVENVRAFISAVQKAKPAGAKGSYMKRISLTSTMGPGVTIDVADAAVE; translated from the coding sequence ATGGCAAAACTTGGAAAACGCGCACGCGCAGCCCGCGAAGCCTTTGCTGGCAAATCCAACCTTACGGTCGAAGACGCCGTCGCCTTGGTCAAGGGCAACGCCAAGTCGAAATTCGATGAAACCATCGAAATCGCCGTGAACCTTGGCGTCGATCCGCGCCACGCTGACCAGATGGTTCGTGGCGTTGTCGGTCTGCCCAACGGCACAGGCAAGACCGTTCGCGTCGCTGTCTTTGCTCGCGGTGCCAAGGCCGAAGAGGCCGAGGCGGCCGGTGCCGACATCGTTGGCGCCGAAGACCTGATGGAGATCGTCCAAGGCGGCAAGATCGACTTTGACCGCTGCATCGCCACGCCTGATATGATGCCTGTCGTGGGCCGTCTGGGCAAGGTCCTGGGCCCCCGCAACCTGATGCCGAACCCGAAGATCGGGACGGTGACGATGGATGTGGCCCAGGCTGTCAAGGACGCCAAGGGCGGCCAGGTCCAGTTCAAGGCCGAGAAGGCCGGCGTGGTTCATGCCGGTGTCGGCAAGGCATCCTTCGATCAAGAGAAGCTGGTCGAGAATGTCCGCGCCTTCATCAGCGCCGTTCAGAAGGCCAAGCCTGCCGGTGCCAAAGGGTCGTACATGAAGCGTATCTCGCTGACCTCGACCATGGGTCCGGGCGTGACTATCGACGTGGCCGACGCTGCGGTTGAATGA
- the rplJ gene encoding 50S ribosomal protein L10, which yields MDRAQKEKVVEELGQIFESSGVVVVAHYAGLTVAEMQDLRARARAAEASVRVAKNKLAKIALNGKPCESIAGYLTGMTVLTYSEDPVAAAKVSEDFAKGNPKFQILGGAMGENALDRAGVEAVSKMPSRDELIAQIASCIGAPASNIAGAIGAPASNIASILSTIEEKAEAA from the coding sequence GTGGATAGAGCCCAGAAAGAGAAAGTGGTCGAGGAACTCGGCCAGATCTTCGAAAGCTCTGGCGTCGTAGTGGTTGCCCATTACGCCGGACTGACAGTTGCGGAAATGCAGGATCTGAGGGCGCGCGCACGTGCGGCCGAGGCATCCGTGCGCGTTGCCAAGAACAAGCTCGCCAAGATCGCCCTGAACGGAAAACCCTGCGAATCCATCGCAGGCTACCTGACGGGCATGACCGTTCTGACCTATTCCGAAGACCCCGTGGCAGCTGCCAAGGTGTCCGAGGATTTCGCCAAGGGGAACCCCAAGTTCCAGATCCTTGGCGGGGCAATGGGTGAGAACGCTCTGGACCGTGCCGGCGTCGAAGCCGTGTCGAAGATGCCCTCGCGCGACGAGCTTATCGCTCAGATCGCAAGCTGCATCGGCGCACCTGCCTCGAACATTGCCGGCGCAATTGGCGCGCCTGCTTCGAACATCGCAAGCATCCTTTCGACTATCGAAGAGAAGGCCGAAGCGGCCTGA
- the rplL gene encoding 50S ribosomal protein L7/L12: MADLKKLAEEIVGLTLLEAQELKTILKDEYGIEPAAGGAVMMAGPAGGAAEAAEEQTEFDVILKSAGASKINVIKEVRAITGLGLKEAKDLVEAGGKAVKEQVSKDEAEDVKAKLEAAGAEVELK; this comes from the coding sequence ATGGCTGATCTGAAAAAACTGGCAGAAGAGATCGTTGGTCTGACGCTGCTCGAAGCACAAGAACTGAAAACCATCCTGAAGGACGAGTACGGCATCGAGCCCGCAGCAGGCGGCGCAGTGATGATGGCCGGTCCCGCAGGCGGCGCGGCCGAGGCTGCAGAAGAGCAGACCGAATTCGACGTCATCCTGAAGTCGGCAGGCGCCTCCAAGATCAACGTGATCAAGGAAGTCCGCGCAATCACCGGTCTGGGCCTGAAAGAAGCCAAGGATCTGGTCGAAGCGGGCGGCAAAGCCGTCAAGGAGCAGGTCTCCAAGGACGAAGCAGAAGACGTCAAAGCCAAGCTGGAAGCAGCTGGCGCCGAAGTCGAGCTCAAGTAA
- the rpoB gene encoding DNA-directed RNA polymerase subunit beta — protein MAQSYLGQKRLRKYFGKIREVLEMPNLIEVQKSSYDLFLRSGELSVPTDGEGIKGVFQSVFPISDFNETSVIEFVNYDLEKPKYDVEECMQRDMTYSAPLKVTLRLIVFDIDEDTGAKSVKDIKEQDVFMGDMPLMTPNGTFVVNGTERVIVSQMHRSPGVFFDHDKGKTHSSGKLLFACRIIPYRGSWLDFEFDAKDIVFARIDRRRKLPVTTLLYSMGLDQEGIMDAYYDTIQFKLEKGKGWVTKFFPERVRGTRPTYDLVDAKTGEILAEAGKKVTPRAVKKLIDEGNVTDLLVPFEHIVGKFAAKDIINEETGAIYIEAGGELTLEYDKAGDITGGTLQDLLDAGITDIPVLDIDNINVGPYIRNTMAADKNMSRETALMDIYRVMRPGEPPTEEAASALFNTLFFDSERYDLSAVGRVKMNMRLDLDAEDTVRTLRREDIVACIKALVDLRDGKGDIDDIDHLGNRRVRSVGELMENQYRVGLLRMERAIKERMSSVEIDTVMPQDLINAKPAAAAVREFFGSSQLSQFMDQTNPLSEVTHKRRLSALGPGGLTRERAGFEVRDVHPTHYGRMCPIETPEGPNIGLINSLATFARVNKYGFIETPYRKVVDSQVTDDVQYMSATEEARHTIAQANANLDEDGRFVNDLVSTRQSGDYMLAPNEQVDLIDVSPKQLVSVAASLIPFLENDDANRALMGSNMMRQALPLIKAEAPLVGTGIEGVVARDSGAAIMAKRAGVIDQVDAQRIVVRATEDMEPGDPGVDIYRLRKFQRSNQNSCINQRPLVKVGDTVGKHEVIADGPATDMGELAVGRNVIVAFMPWNGYNYEDSILISERISRDDVFTSIHIEEFEVAARDTKLGPEEITRDIPNVGEEALRNLDEAGIVYIGADVEPGDILVGKITPKGESPMTPEEKLLRAIFGEKASDVRDTSLRVKPGDFGTVVEVRVFNRHGVEKDERALQIERDEIERLARDRDDELAILDRNIYSRLGTMILGKTAVKGPKGVKSNSEITEDLLSTLTKGQWWQLALKEEADAQIMEALHAQYEAQKRALDARFEDKVEKVRRGDDLPPGVMKMVKVFIAVKRKLQPGDKMAGRHGNKGVISKVVPMEDMPFLADGTPVDFCLNPLGVPSRMNVGQILETHMGWAARGFGIKIDDALQGYRRNGDLTPVREAMHLAYGDDVYDEGIKDMDEAQLVEAAGNVTGGVPIATPVFDGAKEADVNDALSRAGFDTSGQSILFDGRTGEQFARPVTVGMKYLLKLHHLVDDKIHARSTGPYSLVTQQPLGGKAQFGGQRFGEMEVWALEAYGAAYTLQEMLTVKSDDVAGRTKVYESIVKGEDSFEAGVPESFNVLVKEVRGLGLNMELLDSEGEE, from the coding sequence ATGGCTCAATCCTACCTTGGCCAGAAGCGTTTGCGTAAATACTTCGGTAAAATCCGCGAAGTTCTCGAGATGCCGAACCTCATCGAGGTTCAGAAATCCTCCTATGATCTGTTCCTGCGCTCCGGCGAGCTATCCGTTCCGACGGATGGCGAGGGGATCAAGGGCGTGTTCCAATCGGTGTTCCCGATCTCGGATTTCAACGAGACGAGCGTCATCGAGTTCGTGAACTACGACCTGGAAAAGCCGAAATACGACGTCGAGGAGTGCATGCAGCGCGACATGACCTACAGCGCCCCGCTGAAGGTGACGCTGCGTCTGATCGTGTTCGATATCGACGAAGATACCGGCGCCAAATCGGTCAAGGACATCAAGGAACAGGACGTGTTCATGGGCGACATGCCCCTGATGACGCCCAACGGCACCTTTGTGGTTAACGGCACCGAGCGGGTCATCGTCTCGCAGATGCACCGTTCGCCCGGCGTGTTCTTTGACCACGACAAGGGCAAGACGCACAGCTCGGGCAAGCTGTTGTTCGCCTGCCGCATCATTCCCTATCGCGGCTCGTGGTTAGATTTTGAATTCGACGCCAAGGATATCGTGTTCGCGCGGATCGACCGCCGCCGCAAACTGCCTGTGACCACCCTGCTCTATTCCATGGGGCTGGACCAGGAAGGCATCATGGATGCCTATTACGACACCATCCAGTTCAAGCTGGAAAAGGGCAAGGGCTGGGTCACCAAGTTCTTCCCCGAGCGTGTGCGCGGCACCCGTCCGACCTATGATCTGGTCGACGCAAAAACCGGCGAGATCCTGGCCGAGGCCGGCAAGAAGGTCACGCCCCGCGCGGTCAAGAAACTGATCGATGAAGGTAACGTCACCGACCTGCTGGTTCCGTTCGAGCACATCGTCGGCAAGTTCGCGGCCAAGGACATCATCAACGAAGAGACCGGCGCGATCTACATCGAGGCCGGCGGCGAGTTGACGCTGGAATACGACAAGGCGGGCGACATCACCGGCGGCACGCTTCAGGATCTGCTGGATGCGGGCATCACCGACATCCCGGTTCTGGACATCGACAACATCAATGTCGGTCCCTACATCCGCAACACGATGGCCGCAGACAAGAACATGAGCCGCGAAACCGCGCTGATGGACATCTACCGCGTCATGCGCCCGGGCGAGCCGCCCACCGAAGAGGCCGCATCGGCCCTGTTCAACACGCTGTTCTTCGATAGCGAGCGCTACGATCTGTCCGCCGTTGGCCGGGTCAAGATGAACATGCGTCTGGATCTGGATGCCGAAGACACCGTGCGCACGCTGCGCCGCGAAGACATCGTCGCCTGCATCAAGGCGTTGGTCGATCTGCGCGACGGCAAGGGCGATATCGACGATATCGACCACCTCGGCAACCGTCGCGTCCGCTCGGTCGGGGAACTGATGGAGAACCAGTACCGCGTCGGCCTTCTGCGTATGGAGCGCGCGATCAAAGAGCGTATGTCGTCGGTCGAGATCGACACCGTCATGCCGCAGGATCTGATCAACGCGAAACCTGCCGCAGCTGCCGTGCGCGAATTCTTCGGCTCCAGCCAGCTCTCGCAGTTCATGGACCAAACCAACCCGCTGTCCGAAGTGACGCACAAGCGCCGCCTGTCGGCGCTTGGGCCGGGCGGTCTGACACGCGAGCGTGCCGGTTTCGAGGTGCGCGACGTGCACCCCACCCACTATGGCCGGATGTGCCCGATCGAGACGCCCGAAGGGCCGAACATCGGTCTGATCAACTCGCTCGCCACTTTTGCGCGGGTGAACAAGTACGGCTTTATCGAAACGCCCTATCGCAAGGTGGTGGACAGTCAGGTCACGGATGATGTGCAATACATGTCCGCGACCGAGGAAGCGCGCCACACCATCGCTCAGGCTAACGCCAATCTGGACGAGGATGGCCGTTTCGTGAACGATCTGGTCAGCACCCGCCAGTCGGGCGACTATATGCTGGCCCCGAATGAGCAGGTCGATCTGATCGACGTGTCGCCCAAGCAGTTGGTTTCGGTCGCGGCATCGCTGATTCCGTTCCTTGAGAATGACGACGCCAACCGCGCCCTCATGGGGTCGAACATGATGCGTCAGGCCCTGCCGCTGATCAAGGCCGAGGCCCCTCTGGTCGGCACCGGCATCGAGGGCGTTGTTGCCCGCGATTCCGGGGCCGCGATCATGGCGAAACGTGCGGGTGTCATCGACCAGGTCGATGCCCAGCGTATTGTTGTGCGCGCAACCGAGGATATGGAACCGGGCGATCCCGGCGTCGACATCTACCGTCTGCGCAAGTTCCAGCGGTCGAACCAGAACAGCTGCATCAACCAGCGTCCGCTGGTCAAGGTGGGCGACACTGTCGGCAAGCATGAGGTCATCGCCGATGGCCCCGCGACCGACATGGGCGAACTGGCCGTTGGCCGGAACGTCATCGTCGCGTTCATGCCGTGGAATGGCTACAACTACGAAGACTCGATCCTGATCTCCGAGCGGATTTCGCGCGATGACGTCTTTACCTCGATCCATATCGAGGAATTCGAAGTCGCCGCGCGTGACACGAAACTCGGGCCCGAGGAAATCACCCGCGATATTCCCAACGTGGGCGAAGAGGCGCTGCGCAACCTCGACGAGGCCGGCATCGTCTATATCGGCGCCGACGTGGAGCCGGGCGATATCCTTGTGGGCAAGATCACCCCCAAGGGCGAAAGCCCGATGACGCCCGAGGAAAAACTGCTGCGCGCGATCTTTGGCGAAAAGGCCAGCGATGTGCGTGACACGTCCCTGCGCGTCAAGCCGGGTGATTTCGGCACGGTCGTCGAAGTGCGCGTCTTTAACCGCCACGGCGTGGAAAAGGACGAGCGCGCGCTGCAGATCGAACGTGACGAGATCGAGCGCCTTGCCCGTGACCGTGACGACGAACTGGCGATCTTGGATCGCAACATCTATTCCCGTCTGGGCACGATGATCTTGGGCAAAACGGCTGTCAAAGGCCCCAAGGGCGTCAAGTCGAACTCGGAGATCACCGAGGATCTGCTGAGCACGCTGACCAAGGGTCAGTGGTGGCAGCTGGCACTGAAGGAAGAGGCCGACGCGCAGATCATGGAGGCGCTGCACGCACAATACGAGGCGCAGAAGCGCGCCCTTGATGCGCGGTTCGAGGACAAGGTCGAGAAGGTGCGCCGCGGCGACGACCTGCCGCCCGGCGTCATGAAGATGGTCAAGGTGTTCATCGCGGTGAAGCGCAAGCTGCAACCGGGTGACAAGATGGCCGGCCGTCACGGCAACAAGGGTGTTATCTCCAAGGTGGTCCCGATGGAGGACATGCCGTTCCTTGCGGATGGCACGCCGGTCGATTTCTGCCTCAACCCGCTGGGTGTTCCCAGCCGGATGAACGTCGGTCAGATTCTGGAAACCCACATGGGTTGGGCCGCGCGCGGCTTTGGCATCAAGATCGACGATGCGCTTCAGGGCTATCGCCGCAACGGCGATCTGACCCCGGTGCGCGAGGCGATGCACCTGGCCTATGGCGACGATGTCTATGACGAGGGCATCAAGGACATGGACGAGGCGCAGCTGGTCGAGGCCGCAGGCAACGTGACGGGCGGTGTGCCCATCGCGACGCCTGTCTTTGACGGGGCGAAAGAGGCGGATGTGAACGACGCGCTCAGCCGGGCAGGGTTCGACACGTCCGGTCAGTCGATCCTGTTCGACGGCCGCACGGGCGAGCAGTTTGCCCGCCCCGTGACCGTGGGGATGAAGTACCTGCTCAAGCTGCACCACCTTGTCGACGACAAGATCCACGCACGCTCGACCGGGCCGTACAGCCTCGTCACGCAGCAGCCGCTGGGTGGTAAGGCGCAGTTCGGCGGACAGCGTTTTGGTGAGATGGAGGTTTGGGCGCTGGAAGCTTACGGCGCCGCCTACACCTTGCAGGAGATGCTGACGGTCAAGTCGGACGATGTTGCAGGCCGTACCAAGGTCTACGAGAGCATCGTCAAGGGCGAAGACAGCTTTGAGGCCGGCGTGCCGGAATCGTTCAACGTGCTGGTCAAGGAGGTCCGGGGTCTGGGCCTCAACATGGAACTCCTGGATTCGGAAGGGGAGGAATAG
- the rpoC gene encoding DNA-directed RNA polymerase subunit beta': protein MNQELTNNPFNPVTPTQTFDEIRVSLASPERILSWSYGEIKKPETINYRTFKPERDGLFCARIFGPIKDYECLCGKYKRMKYRGVVCEKCGVEVTLQKVRRERMGHIELAAPCAHIWFLKSLPSRIGLMLDMTLRDLERVLYFENYVVIEPGLTDLTYGQMLTEEEFMDAQDAYGIDAFTANIGAEAIRDMLAQIDLDSEAENLRADLAEATGELKPKKIIKRLKVVESFLESGNRPEWMVMTVIPVIPPELRPLVPLDGGRFATSDLNDLYRRVINRNNRLKRLIELRAPDIIVRNEKRMLQESVDALFDNGRRGRVITGANKRPLKSLSDMLKGKQGRFRQNLLGKRVDFSGRSVIVTGPELKLHQCGLPKKMALELFKPFIYSRLEAKGLSSTVKQAKKLVEKERPEVWDILDEVIREHPVMLNRAPTLHRLGIQAFEPILIEGKAIQLHPLVCSAFNADFDGDQMAVHVPLSLEAQLEARVLMMSTNNVLSPANGAPIIVPSQDMILGLYYTTLERAGMKGEGMMFSSIDEVQHALDSGEVHLHARITARIPQIDAEGNQVFERVETTPGRVRLGALLPKNAKAPFSLVNRLLRKKEVQQVIDTVYRYCGQKESVIFCDQIMTMGFREAFKAGISFGKDDMVVPDNKWEIVGETRDQVKGFEQQYMDGLITQGEKYNKVVDAWSKCNDQVTESMMSNISSGKTDENGAEAEPNSVYMMAHSGARGSVTQMKQLGGMRGLMAKPNGDIIETPIISNFKEGLTVLEYFNSTHGARKGLSDTALKTANSGYLTRRLVDVAQDCIVREHDCGTDRAITTEAAVNDGEVVSSISERLLGRVAAEDILRPGTDEVLVKEGQLIDELTADAVEEAAVQTARIRSPLTCEAEDGVCAMCYGRDLARGTMVNQGEAVGIIAAQSIGEPGTQLTMRTFHIGGVAQGGQQSFLEASQSGKIAFEGEQTLENASGDTLVMGRNMKLLIMGEGDVELASHKVGYGTKLHVKAGDTVARGDKLFEWDPYTLPIIAEKSGTAKFVDLVTGVALRDETDDATGMTQKIVMDWRAAPKGNELKPEIFIVGEDGEPMRNDAGNPVTYAMSVDAILSIDEGDAVKMGDVVARIPREGAKTKDITGGLPRVAELFEARRPKDHAIIAEIDGYVRYGKDYKNKRRISIESAEDPDHKVEYMVPKGKHIPVAEGDFVQKGDYIMDGNPAPHDILAIMGVEALADYMIDEVQDVYRLQGVRINDKHIEVIVRQMLQKWEIQDSGQTTLLKGEHVDKAEFDAVNEKALAKNVRPAQGEPILLGITKASLQTRSFISAASFQETTRVLTEASVQGKRDKLVGLKENVIVGRLIPAGTGGATQDMRKIAATRDNVVIEARREEAAAAAALAAPVVEDDGETLVKTPENHDE from the coding sequence ATGAACCAGGAACTGACAAACAACCCGTTCAATCCCGTGACGCCGACGCAGACCTTCGACGAAATCAGGGTCTCGCTGGCATCGCCCGAGCGTATCCTGTCGTGGTCCTACGGCGAGATCAAGAAGCCCGAGACGATCAACTACCGCACGTTCAAACCCGAGCGGGACGGTCTGTTCTGCGCGCGTATCTTTGGCCCGATCAAGGATTACGAATGCCTGTGCGGCAAATACAAGCGCATGAAATATCGCGGCGTCGTCTGCGAGAAATGCGGCGTCGAAGTCACGCTGCAAAAGGTCCGCCGCGAGCGGATGGGCCATATCGAGCTGGCCGCGCCCTGCGCGCATATCTGGTTCCTGAAATCGCTGCCGTCGCGCATCGGTCTGATGCTGGACATGACGCTGCGCGACCTTGAGCGGGTTCTCTATTTCGAGAACTACGTCGTGATCGAACCGGGTCTGACCGACCTCACCTACGGTCAGATGCTGACCGAAGAGGAATTCATGGACGCGCAGGATGCCTATGGCATCGACGCCTTCACCGCCAATATCGGCGCCGAGGCGATCCGCGACATGCTGGCCCAGATCGATCTGGACTCCGAAGCCGAAAACCTGCGCGCCGATCTGGCCGAGGCCACCGGCGAGCTGAAGCCCAAGAAGATCATCAAGCGCCTGAAGGTCGTCGAGTCGTTCCTGGAATCCGGCAACCGTCCCGAGTGGATGGTGATGACCGTTATTCCGGTCATCCCGCCAGAACTGCGCCCGCTGGTGCCGCTGGATGGGGGCCGTTTTGCTACGTCCGATCTGAACGATCTCTATCGCCGGGTCATCAACCGCAACAACCGTCTCAAGCGCCTGATCGAACTGCGCGCGCCCGATATCATCGTGCGCAATGAGAAGCGGATGTTGCAGGAATCCGTCGATGCGCTGTTCGATAACGGCCGCCGTGGCCGCGTCATCACTGGTGCCAACAAGCGTCCGCTGAAGTCGCTGTCGGACATGCTCAAGGGCAAGCAGGGCCGCTTCCGCCAGAACCTTCTGGGCAAACGGGTCGACTTCTCGGGCCGCTCTGTCATCGTGACGGGACCGGAACTGAAGCTGCACCAGTGCGGGTTGCCGAAGAAGATGGCGCTGGAGCTGTTCAAACCGTTCATCTACTCGCGGCTTGAGGCGAAGGGGCTGAGCTCGACCGTCAAGCAGGCGAAAAAGCTGGTCGAAAAGGAGCGTCCCGAGGTTTGGGACATCCTCGACGAGGTGATCCGCGAGCATCCGGTGATGCTGAACCGCGCGCCGACGCTGCACCGCCTGGGCATTCAGGCGTTCGAGCCGATCCTGATCGAAGGCAAGGCGATCCAGCTGCATCCGCTGGTCTGCTCGGCGTTCAACGCCGACTTTGACGGCGACCAGATGGCCGTTCACGTGCCGCTGAGCCTTGAGGCGCAGCTGGAGGCGCGGGTTCTGATGATGTCGACGAACAACGTTCTGTCGCCTGCCAACGGCGCGCCGATCATCGTTCCGTCGCAGGATATGATCCTGGGCCTTTACTATACCACGCTGGAGCGCGCGGGCATGAAGGGCGAGGGCATGATGTTTTCGTCGATCGACGAGGTGCAGCACGCGCTGGACAGCGGCGAGGTGCATCTGCACGCGCGCATCACCGCGCGCATCCCGCAGATCGATGCCGAGGGCAATCAGGTGTTCGAACGGGTCGAAACGACGCCCGGTCGTGTCCGTCTTGGCGCACTCCTGCCCAAGAACGCAAAGGCACCTTTCAGCCTGGTCAACCGTCTGCTGCGCAAGAAAGAAGTGCAGCAGGTCATCGACACCGTCTACCGCTATTGCGGTCAGAAGGAATCGGTCATCTTCTGCGACCAGATCATGACCATGGGCTTCCGCGAGGCGTTCAAGGCCGGGATTTCCTTTGGCAAGGACGACATGGTCGTTCCGGACAACAAGTGGGAGATCGTCGGCGAGACGCGCGATCAGGTCAAAGGCTTTGAGCAGCAATATATGGACGGCCTGATCACTCAGGGCGAGAAGTATAACAAGGTGGTCGATGCGTGGTCGAAATGTAACGATCAGGTCACTGAATCGATGATGAGCAACATCTCGTCGGGTAAAACGGATGAGAATGGTGCCGAGGCCGAGCCGAATTCGGTCTACATGATGGCCCACTCCGGTGCGCGTGGCTCGGTCACGCAGATGAAGCAGCTGGGCGGTATGCGCGGCCTGATGGCCAAGCCGAACGGCGACATCATCGAAACGCCGATCATCTCGAACTTCAAGGAAGGTCTGACCGTTCTTGAATACTTCAACTCGACCCACGGCGCCCGTAAGGGTTTGTCCGACACCGCCCTGAAAACGGCGAACTCGGGCTATCTGACCCGCCGTCTGGTGGACGTCGCTCAGGATTGCATCGTGCGCGAGCATGATTGCGGCACGGACCGCGCGATCACGACCGAGGCTGCGGTCAATGACGGCGAGGTCGTATCGTCCATCAGCGAGCGTTTGCTGGGCCGCGTCGCGGCCGAGGATATCCTGCGCCCCGGCACCGACGAAGTGCTGGTCAAGGAAGGCCAGCTGATCGACGAGCTGACCGCCGACGCGGTCGAGGAGGCAGCGGTGCAGACCGCGCGCATCCGTAGCCCGCTGACTTGTGAGGCCGAGGATGGCGTTTGCGCCATGTGCTACGGGCGTGACCTCGCGCGCGGCACGATGGTGAATCAGGGCGAGGCTGTCGGCATCATCGCCGCGCAGTCCATCGGCGAGCCGGGCACGCAGCTGACGATGCGGACATTCCACATCGGCGGCGTTGCGCAAGGTGGCCAGCAGTCCTTCCTCGAGGCAAGCCAGTCGGGCAAGATCGCCTTCGAGGGCGAACAAACGCTTGAGAATGCCTCGGGCGATACGCTGGTGATGGGCCGTAACATGAAGCTGCTCATCATGGGCGAAGGCGATGTCGAGCTGGCCAGCCACAAGGTGGGCTACGGCACCAAGCTGCACGTCAAGGCGGGCGACACAGTCGCGCGCGGCGACAAGCTGTTCGAATGGGACCCCTATACCCTGCCGATCATCGCCGAGAAGTCGGGTACGGCCAAATTCGTCGACCTCGTGACGGGCGTTGCCCTGCGCGATGAGACGGACGATGCCACCGGCATGACGCAGAAGATCGTGATGGACTGGCGCGCGGCCCCCAAGGGCAACGAGTTGAAGCCCGAGATCTTTATCGTCGGCGAAGATGGTGAGCCTATGCGCAATGACGCCGGCAACCCCGTCACCTATGCGATGTCTGTGGATGCGATCCTCAGCATCGATGAGGGTGACGCGGTCAAGATGGGCGACGTGGTTGCGCGCATCCCGCGCGAAGGTGCCAAGACCAAGGACATCACCGGCGGTCTGCCGCGTGTGGCCGAACTCTTTGAGGCGCGCCGCCCCAAGGATCACGCCATCATCGCGGAAATCGACGGCTATGTGCGCTACGGCAAGGACTACAAGAACAAGCGCCGTATCTCGATCGAGTCCGCCGAGGACCCCGATCACAAGGTCGAATACATGGTGCCCAAGGGCAAGCACATCCCGGTTGCGGAAGGTGATTTTGTCCAGAAGGGTGACTACATCATGGACGGCAACCCTGCGCCGCATGACATCCTTGCCATTATGGGTGTCGAGGCGCTGGCGGACTACATGATCGACGAAGTGCAGGACGTTTACCGCCTGCAGGGCGTGCGGATCAACGACAAGCACATCGAAGTGATCGTGCGCCAGATGCTCCAGAAATGGGAAATCCAGGACAGTGGCCAGACGACGCTGCTGAAGGGCGAGCATGTGGACAAGGCCGAGTTCGACGCCGTGAACGAAAAGGCACTGGCCAAGAACGTGCGCCCCGCACAGGGCGAGCCGATCCTGTTGGGCATCACCAAGGCGTCGCTGCAAACCCGCAGCTTCATCTCGGCGGCGTCCTTCCAAGAGACGACGCGCGTGCTGACCGAAGCCTCGGTTCAGGGCAAGCGGGACAAGCTGGTCGGTCTGAAGGAAAACGTCATCGTGGGCCGCCTTATCCCGGCGGGCACAGGTGGCGCGACCCAGGACATGCGCAAGATTGCAGCCACGCGTGACAACGTCGTGATCGAAGCGCGCCGGGAAGAGGCCGCCGCGGCCGCTGCCCTTGCCGCTCCGGTGGTCGAGGATGACGGCGAGACGTTGGTAAAGACGCCGGAAAACCACGACGAATAA